One stretch of Streptomyces peucetius DNA includes these proteins:
- a CDS encoding LCP family protein — translation MNDQQNPYDPYYQPQIVGYDEYGQPVYQQPQQYDPYAQQQDGHTQQHGGQAPQGHDLGQGHAADQGYGGEQGYVGEQGYGAQPGYGRPDGYGYDQYAPQQPAGQYDPYGSQAGYGYDTGTQPAVDTTGQWNIPQQQSAQPPQQHHQEQQPPQAPRRPAPAAAAEPTAVPGQRRPESGTERPYRTEQFSFIEEPDEDSEDVIDWLKFTESRSERREEAKRRGRHRVVALLVTLALVLVGGVGYLWYAGKLPGLSSSDTKSGTAAGPQKRDVIVVHLHNTKKEGTSTALLVDNATTGQGTTVLLPNTLSVANDDGTATTLGKSVEDDGSTGTREAIGTLFGAKISGTWRLDTPFLENLVELVGTIDLTTDTEVPGEKKGDPPLVKKGENQTLNGRAAVAYATHLGPDEAGEKQLMRFGQVMQGVLKKLPDDPKSATVVVETLGQILDPSLKERDLGASLAKLAERAKGGDYRTAVLPVQQDGTLSDQAVNSVVKDVLGGSVSAPEPGDTLRVGIRNGSGDEDALEKARVTLINGGYSVVSGGTADSVDASQIIYSDDAQKAKAQEVAKTLGLPAGAVQKGKAASNADISVVLGPDFKTEDPQ, via the coding sequence TTGAACGACCAGCAGAATCCGTACGACCCGTACTACCAGCCGCAGATCGTCGGCTACGACGAGTACGGGCAGCCGGTCTATCAGCAGCCCCAGCAGTACGACCCCTACGCACAGCAGCAGGACGGCCACACTCAGCAGCACGGCGGCCAGGCCCCGCAGGGCCACGACCTCGGGCAGGGGCATGCCGCCGACCAGGGCTACGGCGGGGAACAGGGCTACGTCGGGGAACAGGGATACGGCGCGCAGCCGGGATACGGCCGGCCGGACGGGTACGGCTACGACCAGTACGCGCCCCAGCAGCCGGCCGGGCAGTACGACCCGTACGGCAGCCAGGCCGGTTACGGCTACGACACCGGGACCCAGCCCGCCGTCGACACCACCGGGCAGTGGAACATCCCGCAGCAGCAGTCCGCGCAGCCCCCGCAGCAGCACCACCAGGAGCAGCAGCCCCCGCAGGCTCCGCGGCGTCCCGCCCCGGCGGCGGCTGCCGAGCCGACCGCGGTGCCGGGGCAGCGCCGGCCGGAGAGCGGCACGGAACGCCCCTACCGGACCGAGCAGTTCTCGTTCATCGAGGAGCCCGACGAGGACTCTGAAGACGTCATCGACTGGCTGAAGTTCACCGAGAGCCGCTCGGAGCGGCGCGAGGAGGCCAAACGCCGCGGTCGTCACCGCGTCGTCGCCCTCCTGGTCACGCTCGCGCTCGTGCTCGTCGGCGGCGTCGGTTACCTCTGGTACGCCGGCAAGCTGCCCGGTCTGTCCAGCTCCGACACCAAGAGCGGCACGGCGGCCGGACCGCAGAAGCGCGACGTCATCGTGGTGCATCTGCACAACACCAAGAAGGAGGGCACCTCCACCGCCCTTCTCGTCGACAACGCCACCACCGGGCAGGGCACCACGGTCCTGCTCCCCAACACCCTCTCCGTCGCCAACGACGACGGCACGGCCACCACCCTCGGGAAGTCCGTCGAGGACGACGGATCCACCGGTACGCGGGAGGCCATCGGCACCCTGTTCGGTGCGAAGATCTCCGGCACCTGGCGGCTCGACACGCCCTTCCTGGAGAACCTCGTCGAGCTGGTGGGAACGATCGACCTGACCACCGACACCGAGGTGCCCGGCGAGAAGAAGGGCGACCCGCCGCTGGTGAAGAAGGGGGAGAACCAGACCCTCAACGGGCGGGCGGCCGTCGCCTACGCCACCCACCTCGGGCCCGACGAGGCCGGGGAGAAGCAGTTGATGCGCTTCGGTCAGGTCATGCAGGGCGTGCTCAAGAAGCTCCCTGACGACCCGAAGTCGGCGACGGTCGTCGTCGAGACACTCGGGCAGATCCTCGACCCCTCGCTGAAGGAACGGGACCTCGGCGCCTCCCTCGCCAAGCTCGCCGAGCGTGCCAAAGGCGGCGACTACCGGACCGCGGTACTGCCCGTCCAGCAGGACGGCACGCTCAGTGACCAGGCCGTGAACAGTGTGGTCAAGGACGTCCTGGGCGGCTCCGTCAGCGCGCCCGAGCCCGGCGACACGCTCCGCGTGGGCATCAGGAACGGCAGCGGGGACGAGGACGCCCTGGAGAAGGCCCGGGTCACCCTGATCAACGGCGGCTACAGCGTCGTGAGCGGCGGCACGGCCGATTCCGTCGACGCCTCGCAGATCATCTACAGCGACGACGCGCAGAAGGCGAAGGCGCAGGAGGTCGCCAAGACGCTCGGACTGCCGGCCGGTGCGGTGCAGAAGGGCAAGGCCGCCAGCAACGCCGACATCTCGGTCGTACTCGGACCCGATTTCAAGACCGAGGACCCGCAGTGA
- a CDS encoding NADH-quinone oxidoreductase subunit NuoF family protein: protein MNAPLPDVPEVRVVGLPQLTQGFDLVERLDLPMHLKVHGPLEPVSGERLAQLAEDISLTGRGGAGFPFGKKLRAVAKSAIGRGIRPVVVVNGSEGEPACRKDTVLLNRAPHLILDGALLAAEALGARTLVVAVTRNSTEISMRAALAERGLSDRRGQAMRARVVRTPERMVSGEASSVIRAVNGGPALPPGRRVRAAETGVGGAPTLLSNAETFAQLAVAARIGARRYSHTGLDSEPGTVMLTISGAVARPMVVEVPTGVPLRYVLQLAGAPPEPQGVLTGGYHGNWIDAAAVHEAVVSKESLASVGGALGAGAILPIGPETCPLGEALRVANWLAAETAGQCGPCKLGLPAAAGGLADVMNGGGPAALEALREVTQAVKGRGACKHPDGSARFFASTLSAFTDDLAAHVLHGGCGRDTTGVLPLPLPGYEEAEESIPSGEKIFVDWTLCQGHGLCADIIPELIRLNPDGYPSVADAMVPVHMQGRAQRAVRRCPALAMRIEQVASPGPTPPPARPALPGSSRKALGSGRG, encoded by the coding sequence AGCTGACGCAGGGTTTCGACCTGGTCGAACGCCTCGACCTCCCCATGCACCTGAAGGTGCACGGACCGCTGGAACCCGTGAGCGGCGAACGGCTGGCACAGCTCGCGGAGGACATATCCCTCACCGGCCGAGGCGGCGCGGGTTTCCCCTTCGGCAAGAAGCTGCGGGCCGTCGCCAAGTCCGCCATCGGGCGCGGCATACGGCCGGTGGTCGTCGTCAACGGCAGCGAGGGTGAACCCGCCTGCCGCAAGGACACGGTGCTGCTCAACCGCGCACCGCATCTGATCCTCGACGGCGCGCTGCTCGCCGCGGAGGCGCTCGGCGCACGGACGCTCGTGGTCGCGGTCACCCGCAACTCCACCGAGATCTCCATGCGTGCCGCGCTCGCCGAGCGCGGTCTCTCAGACCGTCGCGGCCAGGCCATGCGGGCCAGGGTGGTCCGCACCCCGGAGCGCATGGTCTCCGGCGAGGCGTCCTCGGTCATCCGGGCCGTCAACGGCGGTCCGGCCCTGCCGCCCGGCCGCCGGGTGCGCGCCGCTGAGACCGGGGTCGGCGGAGCTCCGACGCTGCTGTCCAACGCGGAGACGTTCGCCCAGCTCGCCGTCGCCGCCCGGATCGGCGCCCGCCGCTACAGCCACACGGGCCTCGACTCCGAGCCGGGCACGGTCATGCTGACGATCTCCGGGGCGGTCGCCCGCCCGATGGTCGTCGAGGTCCCGACCGGCGTACCGCTGCGGTACGTGCTCCAGTTGGCGGGCGCGCCGCCCGAGCCGCAGGGCGTGCTGACGGGCGGCTACCACGGCAACTGGATCGACGCGGCCGCCGTCCACGAAGCGGTGGTGTCCAAGGAGTCCCTGGCCTCCGTGGGCGGTGCGCTGGGAGCCGGTGCGATCCTGCCGATCGGTCCGGAGACCTGTCCGCTGGGCGAGGCGCTGCGAGTGGCGAACTGGCTGGCCGCGGAGACCGCCGGCCAGTGCGGCCCCTGCAAGCTCGGTCTGCCCGCCGCGGCCGGCGGACTGGCCGATGTGATGAACGGCGGCGGGCCCGCGGCTCTTGAGGCGCTGCGCGAGGTCACCCAGGCGGTCAAGGGCCGTGGCGCGTGCAAGCACCCGGACGGCTCCGCCCGCTTCTTCGCGTCGACGCTGTCCGCGTTCACCGACGACCTCGCCGCGCATGTTCTGCACGGCGGCTGCGGGCGCGACACGACGGGTGTACTGCCGCTGCCGCTGCCCGGTTACGAGGAGGCCGAGGAGTCGATCCCGAGCGGCGAGAAGATCTTCGTCGACTGGACGCTCTGTCAGGGCCACGGGCTGTGCGCGGACATCATCCCGGAACTCATTCGGCTCAACCCCGACGGCTACCCGTCGGTGGCCGACGCGATGGTTCCCGTGCACATGCAGGGACGCGCGCAGCGGGCCGTGCGCCGCTGCCCCGCGCTCGCGATGCGGATCGAGCAGGTCGCCTCGCCGGGCCCGACGCCGCCGCCGGCGCGCCCCGCGCTGCCGGGCAGCAGCCGCAAGGCCCTGGGCAGCGGCCGCGGTTGA
- the nadD gene encoding nicotinate-nucleotide adenylyltransferase, translating into MGEQIAAAGSGTGSGAGKRRLGVMGGTFDPIHHGHLVAASEVAALFHLDEVVFVPTGQPWQKSHKNVSPAEDRYLMTVIATASNPQFSVSRIDIDRGGPTYTIDTLRDLHALNEDSDLYFITGADALSQILGWRNAEELFSLAHFIGVTRPGHDLTDDGLPEGGVSLVEVPALAISSTDCRKRVAQGDPVWYLVPDGVVRYIDKRQLYRGD; encoded by the coding sequence ATGGGAGAGCAGATAGCGGCCGCGGGCTCCGGCACCGGCTCCGGTGCGGGCAAGCGCCGACTCGGCGTGATGGGCGGGACATTCGACCCGATCCACCACGGACACCTGGTGGCCGCCAGCGAGGTGGCCGCCCTCTTCCACCTCGACGAGGTGGTGTTCGTACCGACCGGGCAGCCGTGGCAGAAGAGCCACAAGAACGTGTCCCCGGCCGAGGACCGCTATCTGATGACGGTCATCGCCACGGCGTCGAACCCGCAGTTCTCGGTGAGCCGGATCGACATCGACCGCGGCGGCCCGACGTACACGATCGACACGCTGCGGGACCTGCATGCCCTCAACGAGGACTCGGACCTGTACTTCATCACGGGGGCCGACGCGCTTTCCCAGATCCTCGGCTGGCGGAACGCCGAGGAACTGTTCTCACTCGCCCACTTCATCGGGGTGACCCGGCCGGGCCATGACCTGACGGACGACGGGCTGCCCGAGGGCGGGGTCTCCCTGGTGGAGGTGCCGGCTCTGGCGATCTCGTCGACCGACTGCCGGAAGCGGGTCGCCCAGGGGGACCCGGTCTGGTACCTGGTGCCGGACGGTGTGGTGCGCTACATCGACAAGCGCCAGCTGTACCGCGGCGACTGA
- the rsfS gene encoding ribosome silencing factor: MTATDRSIELVNAAAQAAADRLAHDIIAYDVSDVLSITDAFLLASAPNDRQVKSIVDEIEERLNKQLGAKPVRREGDRDARWILLDYVDIVVHVQHSEERVFYALERLWKDCPELTLPEDAQKTRGKAEEHAKLTGGDTEGEQR, translated from the coding sequence GTGACCGCCACGGATCGCTCCATCGAGCTCGTCAACGCCGCCGCTCAGGCGGCCGCCGACCGGCTCGCGCACGACATCATCGCGTACGACGTCAGTGATGTGCTCTCCATCACCGATGCCTTCCTGCTCGCCTCCGCGCCCAACGACCGCCAGGTCAAGTCGATCGTCGACGAGATCGAGGAGCGGCTGAACAAGCAGCTCGGCGCCAAGCCGGTGCGCCGCGAGGGGGACCGCGACGCCCGCTGGATCCTGCTCGACTACGTGGACATCGTGGTGCACGTGCAGCACAGCGAGGAGCGTGTCTTCTACGCCCTCGAGCGGCTCTGGAAGGACTGCCCCGAGCTCACGCTCCCGGAGGACGCGCAGAAGACCCGCGGCAAGGCGGAGGAGCACGCGAAGCTCACCGGCGGTGACACGGAAGGGGAGCAGCGCTGA
- a CDS encoding histidine phosphatase family protein, translating to MNGIATGAGTGRRPARGRRIVLWRHGQTAWNLERRFQGSTDIELTEAGRAQARRAARLLASLNPDAIVASDLKRAAATAGELAAVTGIDVSYDAALRETYAGAWQGLTHEEIVERYGEQYAAWKRGEPVRRGGGELETEVADRAAPVVLHHAEKLPDDGTLVVVSHGGTIRTTIGRLLGLEAHHWESLGGLTNCCWSVVGEGARGWRLLEHNAGTLPEPVLGDDT from the coding sequence CTGAACGGCATCGCCACCGGCGCCGGGACGGGCAGGCGGCCGGCCCGTGGCCGGCGCATCGTCCTGTGGCGCCACGGCCAGACCGCGTGGAATCTGGAGCGCCGCTTCCAGGGCTCCACGGACATCGAGCTGACCGAGGCCGGTCGCGCCCAGGCGCGCCGTGCCGCCCGGCTGCTCGCCTCGCTGAACCCGGACGCGATCGTCGCGTCCGACCTGAAGCGCGCGGCGGCGACGGCGGGCGAGCTGGCCGCCGTCACCGGCATCGACGTCTCGTACGACGCCGCCCTGCGCGAGACCTACGCGGGCGCCTGGCAGGGGCTGACCCACGAGGAGATCGTCGAGCGGTACGGCGAGCAGTACGCGGCCTGGAAGCGCGGTGAGCCGGTCCGGCGCGGCGGCGGGGAGCTCGAGACCGAGGTCGCCGACCGGGCCGCTCCCGTGGTGCTGCACCACGCCGAGAAGCTGCCGGACGACGGCACGCTCGTCGTCGTCAGCCACGGTGGCACCATCCGCACCACCATCGGCCGGCTGCTGGGTCTCGAGGCGCACCACTGGGAGAGCCTCGGCGGCCTCACCAACTGCTGCTGGTCGGTCGTGGGCGAAGGGGCGCGGGGCTGGCGCCTGCTCGAGCACAACGCCGGAACCCTCCCGGAGCCGGTCCTCGGCGACGACACCTGA